The Urbifossiella limnaea genome has a window encoding:
- a CDS encoding BON domain-containing protein: MRNLRRLAWAVVLAATASPAAAQMGGNTGNTGGNLGTFQTPTTTGTQATTGTTGGSTGGASTAQTELATVEKAPTISAPSKYGTNSGGVIQSSNFLGPTFANPLYSGALDKVRAGTNPGGFGAVSYGTTTGARAGATTTTGGRAGSGGTFSTDPGGQLVQLPRQIAYTAQLKFAVPQVPAPRLQADLRGMIDRAGLALPAGSVQVQVDGNAVVLRGTVRDGDEARVVEGMVRLTPGVGRVTNELSFPR, from the coding sequence ATGCGGAACCTGCGACGGCTGGCGTGGGCGGTGGTACTGGCGGCGACCGCGAGCCCGGCGGCGGCCCAGATGGGCGGCAACACCGGCAACACCGGCGGGAATCTCGGCACCTTCCAGACCCCCACCACCACCGGCACCCAAGCCACGACCGGCACCACCGGCGGCAGCACCGGGGGCGCCTCGACCGCGCAGACCGAGCTGGCGACGGTCGAGAAGGCGCCCACGATCTCGGCCCCGTCGAAGTACGGGACCAACTCCGGCGGCGTGATCCAGTCGTCGAACTTCCTCGGGCCAACGTTCGCCAACCCGTTGTACTCGGGCGCCCTCGACAAGGTTCGAGCCGGGACGAACCCCGGCGGGTTCGGCGCCGTGTCGTACGGTACGACCACCGGCGCTCGTGCTGGCGCGACGACGACGACGGGCGGCCGCGCCGGCTCCGGCGGCACGTTCTCCACCGACCCGGGCGGCCAGCTCGTGCAGCTGCCGCGGCAGATCGCGTACACCGCACAGCTGAAGTTCGCCGTGCCACAAGTCCCCGCCCCGCGCCTCCAGGCCGACCTGCGCGGCATGATCGACCGCGCCGGCCTCGCCCTGCCCGCCGGCAGCGTGCAGGTGCAGGTGGACGGCAACGCCGTCGTCCTCCGCGGCACGGTCCGCGACGGCGACGAGGCCC
- a CDS encoding Gfo/Idh/MocA family protein, protein MRPRGVAVAGTGFIGPVHVEAVRRLGHRVVGVLGSTPAKGRAAADALGVPVAYDSLAALLADPAVEVVHLATPNRAHFAQAQAVLEAGKHVVVEKPLAMTGAETAELVRLAAARPGQVAAVNYNVRFYPLCLDARERVRAGEIGDVLHVTGSYLQDWLLYPTDFNWRVLAADGGDLRAVADIGTHWLDLVCFITGLEIEAVCADLRTVYPVRQKPLGGSETFTGSAGQGGESVAVTTEDYGSILLRFKGGARGCVTVSQVTAGRKNCLRFDLARTKVSLAWDSEEPNVLHVGHRGKSNECVGRDPGQLAAAARRFSDYPGGHAEGFPDSHKQLFRAAYAAIDGDAGPYPTFADGHREVVVCEAVLRSSRTGSWERVAE, encoded by the coding sequence ATGAGACCTCGCGGCGTGGCGGTGGCGGGCACCGGGTTCATCGGCCCGGTCCACGTCGAGGCGGTGCGGCGGCTCGGGCACCGTGTCGTCGGTGTGCTCGGCTCCACGCCGGCGAAGGGCCGCGCCGCGGCCGACGCCCTCGGCGTGCCGGTCGCCTACGATTCGCTGGCCGCGCTGCTCGCCGACCCGGCCGTCGAGGTGGTTCATCTGGCGACGCCGAACCGCGCCCACTTCGCGCAGGCGCAGGCGGTTCTCGAAGCGGGCAAGCACGTCGTCGTCGAGAAGCCGCTGGCGATGACCGGCGCCGAGACGGCGGAGCTCGTGCGGCTGGCGGCGGCGCGGCCCGGGCAGGTGGCGGCGGTGAACTACAACGTCCGCTTCTACCCGCTGTGCCTCGACGCCCGCGAACGGGTCCGCGCCGGCGAGATCGGCGACGTGCTGCACGTCACCGGCTCGTACCTCCAGGACTGGCTGCTGTACCCGACCGACTTCAACTGGCGCGTCCTGGCCGCGGACGGCGGCGACCTGCGGGCCGTCGCCGACATCGGCACCCACTGGCTGGATTTGGTTTGCTTCATCACCGGGCTCGAAATCGAGGCCGTGTGCGCCGACCTGCGGACCGTGTACCCCGTGCGGCAGAAGCCGCTCGGCGGCAGCGAGACGTTCACCGGCTCCGCGGGGCAGGGGGGCGAGTCGGTGGCTGTGACGACCGAGGACTACGGGTCTATACTGCTCCGCTTCAAGGGCGGCGCCCGCGGCTGCGTGACGGTGTCGCAGGTGACGGCGGGGCGGAAGAACTGTCTGCGCTTCGACCTGGCCAGGACCAAGGTGTCACTGGCGTGGGACAGCGAGGAGCCGAACGTGCTGCACGTCGGGCACCGCGGCAAGTCGAACGAGTGCGTGGGCCGCGACCCGGGGCAGCTGGCGGCCGCGGCGCGGCGGTTCAGCGACTACCCCGGGGGCCACGCGGAGGGCTTCCCCGACTCGCACAAGCAGCTGTTTCGCGCCGCCTACGCGGCCATCGACGGCGACGCGGGGCCGTACCCGACGTTCGCCGACGGCCACCGCGAGGTGGTGGTGTGTGAGGCCGTATTGCGGAGTAGCCGGACGGGGTCGTGGGAACGGGTCGCGGAATGA
- the pyrF gene encoding orotidine-5'-phosphate decarboxylase, translating to MGAFADRLAAAVRRHGPLCVGIDPRWESLPAAVRASVAHLPPPEQPGAAFEAFGRRVLELVRPHAGVVKPQAAFFEQAGPAGLAALQRLMTAAKELGFVTILDAKRGDIASTAAAYADAAFGPVWDADSLTINPYLGRDAVEPFLTAAQAAGRGVFVLVRTSNPGAGLFQDLVCDGQPVYRHVAAAVAEWNAATLGGCGLGDVGAVVGATHPAELRELRAALPDVWLLIPGYGAQGGTAADVKAGYRADGLGAVVNSSRGVTFPFKPDDASWESAVVAAAARAASELRE from the coding sequence ATGGGAGCGTTCGCCGACCGTCTCGCCGCCGCCGTCCGCCGCCACGGGCCGCTGTGCGTCGGCATCGACCCGCGCTGGGAGTCGTTGCCGGCGGCGGTCCGCGCGTCGGTGGCGCACCTGCCGCCGCCCGAGCAGCCCGGCGCGGCCTTCGAGGCGTTCGGCCGCCGCGTGCTGGAACTGGTGCGGCCGCACGCCGGCGTGGTGAAGCCGCAGGCCGCGTTCTTCGAGCAGGCCGGACCCGCGGGCCTCGCCGCGCTGCAACGCCTGATGACCGCCGCAAAGGAACTCGGGTTCGTCACCATCCTCGACGCCAAGCGCGGCGACATCGCCAGCACCGCGGCCGCTTACGCCGACGCCGCGTTCGGCCCGGTGTGGGACGCCGACTCGCTGACGATCAACCCGTACCTCGGCCGTGACGCCGTGGAGCCGTTCCTGACCGCGGCGCAGGCGGCCGGCCGCGGCGTGTTTGTGCTGGTGCGCACGAGCAACCCCGGGGCGGGGCTGTTCCAGGATTTGGTCTGTGACGGCCAGCCGGTCTACCGACACGTTGCGGCGGCGGTGGCGGAGTGGAACGCAGCGACGCTCGGCGGCTGTGGTCTGGGCGACGTGGGGGCGGTGGTCGGCGCGACGCACCCGGCCGAGCTGCGCGAGCTGCGGGCGGCGCTGCCGGACGTGTGGCTGCTGATCCCCGGCTACGGCGCGCAGGGCGGCACCGCCGCGGACGTGAAGGCCGGCTACCGCGCCGACGGCCTCGGCGCGGTGGTGAACAGCTCCCGCGGGGTGACGTTCCCGTTCAAGCCGGACGACGCTTCGTGGGAAAGTGCTGTGGTTGCGGCAGCTGCACGGGCAGCTTCTGAGCTGCGCGAATGA
- a CDS encoding DUF3467 domain-containing protein produces MAEETPAPAPAPAAPGQAQQIQVSINDAEMASVYVNFFRVTGNPDEVLLDLGMYSQVMGAAGPEPIELSHRLVMNFVTAKKLAEVLRVVVARHEQAFGVVELDPNRRLRVQPPANR; encoded by the coding sequence ATGGCCGAAGAAACCCCCGCCCCCGCCCCCGCCCCCGCCGCGCCGGGCCAGGCTCAGCAGATCCAGGTCTCGATCAACGACGCCGAGATGGCGTCGGTGTACGTCAACTTCTTCCGGGTGACCGGCAACCCCGACGAGGTGTTGCTGGACCTCGGCATGTACTCCCAGGTGATGGGGGCCGCCGGCCCGGAGCCGATCGAGCTGAGCCACCGGCTCGTCATGAACTTCGTCACGGCCAAGAAGCTGGCCGAGGTGCTGCGGGTGGTCGTGGCCCGGCACGAGCAGGCGTTCGGCGTGGTCGAGCTCGACCCGAACCGCCGCCTCCGCGTCCAGCCGCCGGCCAACCGCTAA
- a CDS encoding alpha/beta hydrolase family protein produces the protein MTRLLPAGLAALLLATPATAQQPNPDHARNRKQLDAYFRAHVKQINDACLADLSTKDAWEKKRPELRRQFLDMMGLDPLPPRTPLNAVVTGTTDGGTFTVERLHFQSMPGLYVTANLYLPKRREGRLPTILYVCGHGNVVIDGVSYGSKVHYQYHPSWFAANGYACLILDTVELAEIRGDHHGTHGAKMWWWQSRGYTPAGVELWNAMRALDYLETRPEVDATRFGLTGRSGGGATSWWVAAADERVKAVVPVAGIADLHAHLVEAPAPRLADGVIAGHCDCMYQVNTYRWDYAQVAALIAPRPLLLGNSDKDDIFPVEGYRRLADKARKVYDLYGAGEKFQLLETTGPHSDTPELHRGINAWMARWLKNDTAEQPAPDLTKRFEPKQLKVFDKLPEPRRNETIHETFVPAAKFNPPADVDELKAWWPGRRADVWRALHTKVLGAEYRVPHLQTAKVAEVVTHEGVRLRAIDFDPQPNVSLRMWVATAAGVEEPSEVILSVLDEAGYKDWCESFGPNFAGALQYPGPLARNDAMFAQNRAVMRRDKVCFAAVAPRGIGPTRWAAPGSKEDTHVRRRFPLIGQTLDGQRAFDVWQATQAWKEVFPPGDGEPMKLTLHGRGDSAALALHAVAGLPPDSREYARLDLWNLPTIYRSGPPLLNAHRYSDVPEVLASVATIHPVTLHVAAEADRAAWAEAVRVAGATGGRLTVKVGGE, from the coding sequence ATGACCCGCCTCCTTCCCGCCGGCCTCGCCGCGCTGCTCCTCGCCACCCCCGCCACGGCGCAGCAACCGAACCCGGACCACGCCCGCAACCGCAAGCAGCTCGACGCCTACTTCCGCGCCCACGTCAAACAGATCAACGACGCCTGCCTCGCCGACCTCAGTACGAAAGACGCCTGGGAGAAGAAGCGCCCCGAGCTGCGCCGCCAGTTCCTCGACATGATGGGCCTCGACCCGCTGCCGCCGCGGACGCCGCTCAACGCCGTCGTCACGGGCACCACCGACGGCGGCACGTTCACCGTCGAGCGGCTCCACTTCCAGTCGATGCCCGGCCTGTACGTCACCGCCAACCTGTACCTGCCGAAGCGCCGCGAGGGCCGCCTGCCCACGATCCTGTACGTGTGCGGTCACGGCAACGTCGTCATCGACGGCGTGTCGTACGGCAGCAAGGTGCATTACCAGTACCACCCGAGCTGGTTCGCCGCGAACGGCTACGCCTGCCTGATCCTCGACACCGTCGAGCTGGCCGAGATCCGCGGCGACCACCACGGCACCCACGGCGCCAAGATGTGGTGGTGGCAGAGCCGCGGCTACACCCCGGCGGGCGTCGAGCTGTGGAACGCGATGCGCGCCCTCGACTACCTCGAAACCCGCCCCGAGGTGGACGCCACGCGGTTCGGCCTCACCGGCCGCTCGGGCGGCGGCGCGACGAGCTGGTGGGTCGCCGCCGCGGACGAGCGGGTGAAGGCGGTCGTGCCCGTGGCCGGCATCGCCGACCTGCACGCGCACCTGGTCGAGGCGCCGGCGCCGCGCCTGGCCGACGGCGTGATCGCGGGGCACTGCGACTGCATGTACCAGGTGAACACGTACCGATGGGACTACGCGCAGGTGGCGGCGCTGATCGCCCCGCGGCCGCTGCTGCTGGGCAACTCCGACAAGGACGACATCTTCCCCGTCGAGGGTTACCGCCGCCTCGCGGACAAGGCCCGCAAGGTGTACGACCTGTACGGCGCGGGCGAGAAGTTCCAGCTTCTCGAAACGACGGGGCCGCACAGCGACACGCCGGAGTTGCACCGCGGCATCAACGCCTGGATGGCCCGCTGGCTCAAGAACGACACCGCGGAGCAGCCGGCGCCGGACCTGACGAAGCGCTTCGAGCCGAAGCAGCTCAAAGTGTTCGACAAGCTCCCCGAGCCGCGGCGGAACGAGACGATCCACGAGACGTTCGTGCCCGCCGCGAAGTTCAACCCGCCGGCGGACGTGGACGAGCTGAAGGCGTGGTGGCCGGGGCGCCGCGCGGACGTCTGGCGGGCGTTGCACACGAAAGTTCTCGGGGCCGAGTACCGGGTGCCACACCTGCAGACCGCGAAGGTCGCCGAGGTCGTGACCCACGAGGGCGTGCGGCTGAGGGCAATCGACTTCGACCCCCAGCCGAACGTGTCGCTGCGGATGTGGGTGGCGACGGCGGCCGGCGTCGAGGAGCCGTCGGAAGTGATCCTCAGCGTTCTCGACGAGGCCGGGTACAAGGACTGGTGCGAGTCGTTCGGCCCGAACTTCGCCGGGGCACTCCAGTACCCCGGACCGCTCGCCCGCAACGACGCGATGTTCGCGCAGAACCGGGCGGTGATGAGACGCGACAAGGTGTGCTTCGCGGCAGTCGCGCCGCGCGGCATCGGGCCGACGCGGTGGGCCGCGCCCGGCAGCAAGGAGGACACGCACGTCCGCCGCCGCTTCCCGCTGATCGGCCAGACGCTCGACGGCCAGCGGGCGTTCGACGTGTGGCAGGCCACGCAGGCGTGGAAGGAGGTTTTCCCGCCGGGCGACGGGGAGCCGATGAAGCTGACGCTCCACGGGCGGGGGGATTCCGCCGCGCTGGCGCTCCACGCGGTGGCGGGCCTGCCGCCGGACAGCCGGGAGTACGCGCGGCTCGACCTGTGGAACCTGCCGACGATTTACCGATCAGGCCCGCCGTTGCTGAACGCCCATCGGTACTCGGACGTGCCGGAAGTGCTGGCGTCCGTCGCCACGATACACCCGGTGACGCTCCACGTCGCGGCCGAGGCCGACCGGGCGGCGTGGGCCGAGGCCGTGCGGGTGGCCGGCGCCACCGGCGGGCGGCTGACGGTGAAGGTGGGCGGGGAGTGA
- a CDS encoding aminotransferase class V-fold PLP-dependent enzyme yields the protein MLTPESRRRDFPSLEGRAYLNTAAEGIPPPAVAAALAQYAADKELGMDGRVRHAAEWDAVRRLTAEFYGLTADEIGVCSCSSEAYNLAALALRAKPGDEVVVNDLDFPAGATPWLQPDSPAAAKVWRNRGGALRVEDLVPLLGPRTRLVTVSLVSFFNGFAVRLPEVVAAVRKHSPALLAVDVTQALGRVPLDLTGADLIVSSTHKWILASHGGGLVGVPAARAADWTVPAGGWFHLEDAFGPNRFEAAVSKPGAASFAVGMPNYPAVYAVRAALEYLRGVGVEAIDRHARPLTLHCLEEVRKLPVELLTPAEPEHVAGILAFKHPRAAELHATLHAAGVHVMSHAGRLRVAVHGYNTADDLERFLRELRAAL from the coding sequence ATGCTGACGCCCGAATCCCGCCGCCGCGACTTCCCCTCGCTGGAGGGGCGCGCCTACCTCAACACCGCCGCCGAGGGCATCCCGCCGCCCGCCGTCGCCGCCGCGCTCGCGCAATACGCCGCCGACAAGGAACTCGGCATGGACGGCCGCGTCCGGCACGCCGCGGAGTGGGACGCCGTCCGCCGCCTCACCGCCGAGTTCTACGGCCTCACCGCCGACGAGATCGGCGTCTGCTCGTGCTCGTCGGAGGCGTACAACCTCGCGGCGCTGGCCCTGCGGGCGAAGCCCGGCGACGAGGTGGTCGTGAACGACCTCGACTTCCCCGCCGGGGCGACGCCGTGGCTGCAGCCCGACTCGCCGGCCGCCGCGAAGGTGTGGCGCAACCGCGGCGGCGCGCTGCGGGTCGAAGACCTGGTGCCGCTGCTCGGCCCGCGGACGCGGCTCGTCACCGTGTCGCTGGTGAGCTTCTTCAACGGGTTCGCGGTGCGGCTCCCCGAGGTGGTCGCGGCCGTGCGGAAGCACTCGCCGGCGCTCCTGGCCGTGGACGTGACGCAGGCGCTCGGCCGCGTCCCGCTCGACCTGACGGGCGCGGACCTGATCGTCAGCAGCACGCACAAGTGGATTCTGGCGTCGCACGGCGGCGGGCTCGTCGGCGTGCCGGCGGCGCGGGCCGCGGACTGGACGGTGCCGGCCGGCGGGTGGTTCCACCTGGAGGACGCGTTCGGCCCGAACCGCTTCGAGGCCGCAGTGAGCAAGCCGGGGGCGGCGTCGTTCGCGGTCGGGATGCCGAACTACCCCGCGGTGTACGCGGTGCGGGCGGCACTGGAGTACCTCCGCGGCGTCGGCGTGGAGGCGATCGACCGCCACGCCCGGCCGCTGACGCTGCACTGCCTGGAGGAGGTGCGGAAGCTGCCGGTCGAGCTGCTGACGCCGGCGGAGCCGGAGCACGTGGCGGGCATCCTGGCGTTCAAGCACCCCCGCGCCGCGGAGCTGCACGCGACGCTGCACGCGGCGGGGGTCCACGTCATGAGCCACGCCGGCCGGCTGCGGGTTGCGGTCCACGGGTACAACACGGCCGACGACTTGGAGCGGTTCCTGCGCGAGCTGCGGGCGGCGCTGTAA
- a CDS encoding transposase has translation MAIAYFSTWTTYGTWLHGDPRGSFLRGGGSHAPDPVAHRESLAELAEAPLVLDADQRRLVEQTIADHCAVRKWQLHAVNCRSNHVHVVVTARGRPIEQPREQFKSWCTRRLKAASEVVRERWWTERGWDEYIDDDRALAEVIAYVLDGQDTR, from the coding sequence ATGGCGATCGCCTACTTTTCGACGTGGACGACCTACGGCACCTGGCTGCACGGCGACCCCCGTGGCTCGTTCCTCCGAGGCGGCGGGAGCCACGCGCCGGATCCCGTGGCGCACCGCGAATCTCTCGCGGAACTGGCCGAAGCACCACTGGTTCTCGACGCGGACCAGCGCCGGCTCGTCGAGCAGACGATCGCCGACCACTGCGCCGTCCGGAAGTGGCAACTGCACGCGGTGAACTGCCGGAGCAACCACGTTCACGTCGTGGTCACCGCGCGGGGCCGGCCGATCGAGCAGCCGCGCGAGCAGTTCAAGTCCTGGTGTACGCGCCGGTTGAAGGCCGCCTCCGAGGTCGTCCGCGAGAGGTGGTGGACCGAGCGCGGCTGGGACGAGTACATCGACGACGACCGGGCACTGGCTGAGGTGATCGCGTACGTGCTCGACGGACAGGACACCCGTTAG
- a CDS encoding NAD(P)/FAD-dependent oxidoreductase yields the protein MAPDFEFVVVGQGLAGTAVAWQLRRRGRRVLVLDRGDPHAASRVAAGLITPYTGRRVARTWNLDHCFNIAVGYYRSSQAETGATVFHHAPALRLFAGAAERDVARGKIDATRFDRGIDPAWFAAPHGGFDLTPAARLDVPRFLDAYRALFQEHHAYRAFDLDPAADVEPTDAGVRLPRLGVTAGWVVFCEGAAGAGNPWFPAVPYNLAKGEILTLRVPGLGEPRPVHRGVWLAPQGGDVFLAGSTYDRDDHTPTPTAAGRAAIEAGLREFSKLPFEVIGHRAGVRPVLTTTRPMLGVHPRHRLAVLTGLGSKGALYAPTYGAMLVDHLTDGRPIDAAVRLVQSQ from the coding sequence GTGGCACCGGACTTCGAGTTCGTCGTCGTCGGCCAGGGGCTCGCCGGCACCGCCGTGGCGTGGCAGCTGCGGCGGCGCGGGCGGCGCGTCCTCGTGCTCGACCGCGGCGACCCGCACGCCGCGTCGCGCGTCGCCGCCGGCCTCATCACCCCGTACACCGGCCGCCGCGTCGCCCGCACCTGGAACCTCGACCACTGCTTCAACATCGCGGTGGGCTACTACCGCAGTTCGCAGGCCGAGACGGGCGCGACGGTCTTCCACCACGCCCCGGCGCTGCGGCTGTTCGCGGGCGCCGCCGAGCGCGACGTGGCCCGCGGCAAGATCGACGCCACGCGGTTCGACCGCGGCATCGACCCGGCGTGGTTCGCGGCCCCGCACGGCGGCTTCGACCTCACCCCCGCCGCGCGGCTGGACGTGCCGCGCTTCCTCGACGCCTACCGCGCGCTGTTCCAGGAACACCACGCGTACCGCGCGTTCGACCTCGACCCCGCGGCCGACGTGGAGCCGACCGACGCCGGCGTGCGGCTGCCGCGGCTGGGCGTCACCGCGGGGTGGGTGGTCTTCTGTGAAGGGGCCGCCGGCGCGGGGAACCCGTGGTTCCCGGCGGTGCCGTACAACCTGGCGAAGGGCGAGATCCTGACGCTGCGCGTGCCCGGCCTCGGCGAGCCGCGGCCGGTGCACCGGGGCGTGTGGCTCGCCCCGCAGGGCGGCGACGTGTTCCTCGCCGGCAGTACCTACGACCGCGATGACCACACCCCGACGCCGACCGCGGCCGGCCGCGCCGCGATCGAGGCGGGGCTGCGCGAGTTCTCGAAGCTGCCGTTCGAGGTGATCGGCCATCGCGCCGGCGTGCGGCCGGTGCTGACGACGACGCGGCCGATGCTCGGCGTCCACCCGCGGCACCGGCTGGCGGTGCTGACCGGCCTCGGGTCGAAGGGGGCGCTGTACGCGCCGACCTACGGCGCCATGCTGGTGGACCACCTGACCGACGGCCGGCCGATCGACGCGGCGGTGAGGCTCGTACAGTCTCAGTAG
- a CDS encoding cell division protein FtsH → MDEKAEYDPETAYHEAGHAVVALALGRPVHRVSVLPNRDRLGQCEFGKGVFRPSEDWVEREVMISLGGLAAEARHTGTYGWAEAERDLRHVRKLLAQTTERTAARLEKRLLAKVENLLADDGHWRAVERIAAELLVHGVISGRAARHLYEQAVEQD, encoded by the coding sequence ATGGACGAGAAGGCGGAATACGACCCGGAGACGGCGTACCACGAGGCCGGGCACGCCGTCGTGGCCCTGGCGCTGGGCCGGCCCGTTCACCGCGTCAGCGTGCTGCCGAACCGCGACCGCCTGGGCCAGTGCGAGTTCGGGAAGGGCGTGTTCCGGCCGTCGGAGGACTGGGTGGAGCGCGAGGTGATGATCTCGCTCGGCGGCCTGGCCGCGGAGGCGCGGCACACCGGCACCTACGGCTGGGCCGAGGCCGAGCGCGACCTGCGCCACGTCCGCAAACTGCTGGCGCAGACGACCGAGCGAACAGCGGCCCGGCTGGAGAAGCGGTTGCTGGCGAAGGTCGAGAACCTGCTGGCGGACGACGGCCACTGGCGCGCCGTCGAGCGGATCGCCGCGGAGCTTCTGGTTCACGGCGTCATCAGCGGCCGCGCCGCCCGACACCTGTACGAGCAGGCGGTGGAGCAGGACTGA